In Bradyrhizobium erythrophlei, a single genomic region encodes these proteins:
- a CDS encoding EAL domain-containing protein — protein sequence MSVYERPAVENSDVLLAALERANDAVVILDQDHRITHFNASAERIWGLARAEILGRPASLLGLNDLDDGARAERTITRPDGARLRVALSLSHVTSGEAPRTTALVRDITPELELRERLALHVMIADGTNRAVVIVDRNMKVVYVNATFVGMFGHSIEQAEGRQMGELLAGPHTDRSVLKRLQRCIGYESGMDEEILAYDSKGEEIWLGAHVKAFRNARGKVKYIVALLADITESRQLWSLQQLIMTALADEIPITEIADQLCRRVEEIAPDVVSSLLHIDAEGLVHPLGGPSLPDDYSRALDGIAIGPEVGSCGSAAFHGRAVLAMDIDSDPRWQPYKTRPLEVGLRACWSSPIKAKDGRVIGTFAFYFRECRAPSRWHERIVEACVRLGALAIERKEARAQIAQLAYYDTLTGLPNRARLRHLISEALASVSGGKNVALAFLDLDNFKDVNDSLGHSAGDEMLVEFAQRLHAQVQPGDVLGRLGGDEFVILLPERDAAGASLVASRIMEALSLPLKLGARQVPVSVSMGISIYPDNATNLDTLIQQADAAMYKAKQAGRATYRFFSADMNRLAEQRLAHSAALRAALASGGLTLHYQPQIRTNDGSLQGVEALARWHDPVLGDVSPAKFIPLAEECGLIEQIGLWSIREACRQMAQWRDAGLDIPCVSVNLSPINFQNAGLASVVAETLAAFGLPPEVLMLEVTESVFLNEHSVAIETMNAIRKLGAGLSLDDFGTGYSSLSRLAHLPIRELKIDRSFMCDLESDPAARAIVTTVVRVGQSLQLTVVAEGVETEGQRNLLSMLGCDVIQGFLYAPALSPSAFGRWLLDHSATEASAMLRSVGRSISARPSGGAHARSLPNQPASAIGA from the coding sequence ATGTCCGTGTACGAGCGACCTGCAGTGGAAAATTCCGACGTCCTGCTGGCCGCCCTCGAGCGGGCGAACGATGCTGTCGTGATCCTGGATCAGGATCATCGTATCACGCATTTCAACGCCTCGGCTGAGCGGATTTGGGGGCTGGCCCGCGCTGAGATTCTGGGCCGGCCCGCCAGCCTGCTCGGCCTCAACGACCTCGACGACGGCGCGAGAGCCGAACGCACGATCACGCGTCCCGACGGCGCCCGTCTGCGCGTCGCGCTGTCGCTCTCGCATGTCACATCCGGCGAGGCGCCACGCACGACTGCGCTGGTACGGGACATTACGCCTGAGCTCGAGCTGCGCGAGCGGCTGGCGCTGCACGTGATGATCGCCGACGGGACCAATCGCGCCGTGGTCATCGTCGATCGCAACATGAAGGTCGTCTACGTCAATGCCACCTTCGTTGGCATGTTCGGCCACAGCATCGAGCAGGCCGAGGGCCGGCAGATGGGCGAGCTGCTCGCCGGGCCCCATACCGATCGCTCCGTGCTGAAGCGGTTGCAGCGCTGCATCGGATACGAAAGCGGTATGGACGAGGAAATCCTCGCCTATGACAGCAAAGGCGAAGAGATCTGGCTCGGCGCCCACGTCAAGGCGTTCCGCAATGCCCGTGGCAAGGTCAAGTACATCGTGGCGCTGCTCGCCGATATCACCGAAAGCCGGCAATTATGGTCGTTGCAGCAATTGATCATGACGGCGCTCGCCGACGAAATTCCGATTACGGAAATCGCCGATCAGCTTTGCCGGCGCGTCGAGGAGATTGCGCCGGACGTTGTTTCCTCGCTGCTCCATATCGACGCCGAGGGACTGGTTCATCCGTTGGGTGGCCCGAGCCTTCCCGACGACTATTCCCGCGCACTGGACGGGATTGCGATCGGACCCGAAGTCGGCTCCTGCGGATCGGCGGCCTTCCATGGCAGAGCGGTACTTGCCATGGACATCGACAGCGATCCGCGCTGGCAGCCCTACAAGACGAGGCCGCTGGAAGTAGGCTTGCGGGCGTGCTGGTCCTCGCCGATCAAGGCCAAGGACGGCCGTGTGATCGGAACCTTCGCCTTCTATTTCAGGGAATGCCGCGCCCCCTCGCGCTGGCATGAGCGGATCGTCGAGGCCTGCGTTCGCCTCGGCGCGCTTGCGATCGAGCGCAAGGAAGCGCGGGCCCAGATCGCGCAGCTTGCCTATTACGACACGTTGACCGGCCTGCCCAACCGGGCGCGCCTGCGGCATCTGATCTCGGAAGCTCTCGCCTCCGTGTCCGGCGGGAAGAACGTCGCGCTGGCCTTCCTCGATCTCGACAATTTCAAGGACGTCAACGATTCGCTTGGACATTCCGCCGGCGACGAGATGCTGGTCGAGTTCGCGCAGCGGCTGCACGCGCAGGTCCAGCCGGGTGACGTGCTGGGGCGTCTCGGCGGCGACGAATTCGTGATTCTGCTTCCCGAGCGCGACGCTGCGGGAGCCTCGCTGGTGGCTTCCCGGATCATGGAAGCGCTAAGCCTGCCGCTCAAGTTAGGGGCGCGGCAAGTGCCGGTTTCGGTCAGCATGGGTATCAGCATCTATCCGGATAACGCGACCAACCTCGACACGTTGATACAGCAGGCCGATGCGGCGATGTACAAGGCCAAGCAGGCCGGCCGCGCCACCTATCGTTTCTTCAGCGCCGACATGAACCGGCTCGCCGAGCAACGGCTGGCCCATAGCGCGGCGCTGCGTGCCGCGCTCGCGAGCGGCGGCCTCACGCTGCACTATCAGCCGCAGATCAGGACCAACGACGGCTCCTTGCAGGGCGTCGAGGCGCTGGCGCGCTGGCATGACCCGGTGCTTGGCGATGTCTCGCCAGCGAAATTCATTCCGCTCGCCGAGGAATGCGGGCTGATCGAGCAAATCGGATTGTGGTCGATCCGCGAGGCCTGCCGGCAAATGGCGCAGTGGCGTGACGCGGGCCTCGACATTCCCTGCGTGTCGGTCAATCTTTCTCCGATCAATTTCCAGAACGCAGGCCTTGCTTCCGTCGTCGCCGAAACCCTGGCGGCGTTCGGTTTGCCGCCGGAAGTCCTGATGCTCGAGGTCACCGAAAGCGTGTTCCTGAACGAGCACTCGGTGGCGATCGAGACCATGAATGCGATCCGCAAACTCGGAGCGGGGCTGTCGCTCGACGATTTCGGCACGGGTTATTCGAGCCTGAGCCGGCTCGCGCATCTGCCGATTCGCGAATTGAAGATCGACCGCAGCTTCATGTGCGATCTGGAGAGCGATCCCGCGGCGCGCGCCATCGTGACGACCGTGGTGCGCGTCGGGCAGAGCCTGCAACTCACCGTCGTCGCCGAGGGCGTCGAGACCGAAGGGCAACGAAATCTGCTGTCCATGCTCGGATGCGATGTCATCCAGGGATTCCTCTACGCGCCCGCGCTGTCGCCGTCTGCCTTCGGACGCTGGCTGCTCGACCATAGCGCTACCGAAGCGAGCGCCATGCTGCGAAGCGTCGGCCGTTCGATCTCGGCGCGGCCATCCGGCGGCGCTCATGCGCGCAGCCTGCCGAACCAACCGGCATCCGCTATTGGCGCTTAG